A stretch of Campylobacter showae DNA encodes these proteins:
- the modD gene encoding ModD protein, with protein sequence MIKISNPEILAYIGEDLPYFDLTTSLQGIHKNAVLTILPREDVTVSCVDVAAGIARLLDCEAQICVPNSAVAAAKEPIVKISGSYDNVHKAWKLAQICLEYACKIATYARAMNEAAKSVNPKCEILATRKSFPFAKKFCLKAVLEGGCGIHRLNLSDSVLFFKNHIKAYGSYEEFLAQIPTFKAKAPERKIAIECENLDDCEALLKVGADVVQCDKFTPEAVKRAVDLRDKIAPNAALVASGGINLKNVREFASAGADALVTSAMYTQGMADITAILEIV encoded by the coding sequence ATGATCAAGATAAGTAATCCAGAAATTTTAGCCTACATCGGCGAGGATCTGCCCTACTTTGATCTTACAACCTCGCTTCAAGGCATCCACAAAAACGCTGTCTTAACCATACTGCCGCGCGAGGACGTGACGGTTAGCTGCGTAGACGTAGCGGCCGGTATCGCTCGTTTGCTAGACTGCGAGGCTCAAATTTGCGTCCCAAACTCCGCCGTCGCCGCCGCAAAAGAGCCGATCGTAAAAATCAGCGGTAGCTACGATAATGTGCACAAAGCCTGGAAACTAGCGCAAATTTGCCTAGAGTACGCCTGCAAGATCGCCACATACGCAAGAGCCATGAACGAGGCCGCAAAAAGCGTAAATCCAAAATGCGAAATCCTAGCCACGCGCAAGAGCTTCCCGTTTGCTAAGAAATTTTGTCTCAAAGCCGTGCTTGAGGGCGGCTGCGGCATACATAGGCTAAATTTGAGCGATAGCGTGCTGTTTTTTAAAAATCACATCAAGGCTTACGGCTCGTATGAGGAGTTTTTGGCTCAAATTCCGACCTTTAAAGCAAAAGCCCCCGAGCGCAAAATCGCCATCGAGTGCGAAAATTTAGATGATTGCGAAGCGCTTTTAAAGGTGGGCGCCGACGTCGTGCAGTGCGATAAATTTACGCCGGAGGCCGTAAAGCGAGCGGTAGACCTACGAGATAAAATCGCCCCAAACGCGGCCCTAGTCGCAAGCGGCGGGATAAATCTAAAAAACGTCAGGGAATTCGCTAGCGCCGGCGCGGACGCACTCGTTACGTCAGCTATGTACACGCAAGGCATGGCCGACATCACGGCGATTTTAGAGATAGTATAA
- a CDS encoding EamA family transporter, with protein sequence MKKLIFVTVLWAFSFSLIGEFLAGRVDSYFAAFSRVVLALGVFLPFMIKDFVAQNLALYAKVAAIGAVQIGAMYIFYYNSFAYLSVAEVALFTIFTPFYVSVVYDVLAGRLRLLYLFSVGTAVLGALIIKYGNVNSGFWHGFLLVQGANLCFGVGQSAYKFLLEKRDFNEQRGVFGYFFVGAAAVTGIAFAMFGNPEKINLDLTQGAVLLWLGIGASGLGYFLWNKGACEVDSGTLAIMNNALIPAAIIVNLVFWHKDADILRLCLGGAVIYISLLIHNKIIAHYERASVVAK encoded by the coding sequence GTGAAAAAATTGATCTTTGTTACGGTGCTTTGGGCGTTTAGCTTTAGCCTCATCGGCGAGTTTTTGGCGGGGCGAGTGGATAGCTACTTTGCCGCGTTTTCGCGCGTCGTGCTTGCGCTTGGCGTGTTTTTGCCATTTATGATTAAGGATTTTGTCGCGCAAAATCTCGCTCTATACGCCAAAGTAGCCGCGATCGGCGCGGTGCAGATCGGCGCGATGTATATTTTTTACTACAACTCGTTTGCCTACCTTAGCGTCGCCGAGGTCGCACTCTTTACGATATTTACGCCGTTTTACGTGAGCGTGGTTTACGACGTACTCGCGGGCAGGCTTAGGCTGCTGTATCTCTTTAGCGTAGGCACGGCGGTTTTGGGCGCGCTCATCATCAAGTACGGCAACGTAAATAGCGGCTTTTGGCACGGATTTTTGCTCGTACAGGGGGCGAATTTATGCTTTGGCGTCGGGCAGAGCGCGTATAAATTTTTACTAGAAAAGCGTGATTTTAACGAGCAAAGAGGGGTTTTTGGCTACTTTTTCGTCGGAGCCGCGGCGGTTACGGGCATAGCATTTGCCATGTTTGGCAATCCGGAAAAAATCAATCTCGACCTAACCCAAGGTGCAGTACTGCTGTGGCTTGGCATCGGAGCTAGCGGTCTAGGATACTTTTTATGGAACAAAGGCGCATGCGAGGTAGATAGCGGAACCCTAGCCATCATGAATAACGCCCTCATACCTGCTGCTATCATCGTAAATTTAGTATTTTGGCATAAAGACGCGGACATACTAAGACTCTGCCTAGGCGGTGCGGTGATTTATATCTCGCTACTCATTCACAATAAAATCATCGCACACTACGAGCGAGCAAGCGTGGTGGCAAAATAG
- a CDS encoding Cys/Met metabolism pyridoxal-phosphate-dependent enzyme has product MNLTSTTRLPVDHMISGALIGAMAAGGVEILNYKKGKVSKTQAVAKTTKIAIQGGIVTACAISASNKLVSARYLAAAATVAVGIAGVVATEKLIKNLEESK; this is encoded by the coding sequence ATGAATTTAACATCAACAACCAGACTCCCAGTAGATCATATGATAAGCGGCGCGCTAATCGGCGCGATGGCAGCGGGCGGCGTAGAAATACTAAACTATAAAAAAGGCAAGGTCAGCAAGACGCAGGCCGTAGCTAAAACGACTAAAATCGCTATCCAAGGCGGTATCGTCACGGCGTGCGCTATCAGCGCATCAAACAAACTAGTCTCGGCGCGCTATCTTGCGGCTGCGGCAACCGTTGCCGTCGGTATCGCAGGCGTGGTTGCGACGGAGAAACTAATCAAAAATTTAGAGGAAAGTAAATGA
- a CDS encoding response regulator transcription factor: MSKILIVEDENMLLEMMCAYLRAQGYETAGAKSYDDALNLAYESNFDLWIFDVKIIGGSGFALLGELRNAGKNTPCIFTTSLNTLDDVQTSFTSGCDDYIKKPFELKELHLRVQNLLKRTFVHNKNELINLGENLGFDMNQGLLFCGGKAVSMPKKQSRLLALLLKNQDKFLSREEIYSQIWDYDESPSELSLRVYIAELRKILGKERIVSASKLGYKYV, translated from the coding sequence ATGAGTAAAATTTTGATCGTCGAGGACGAAAATATGCTGCTTGAGATGATGTGTGCGTATTTGCGGGCTCAGGGCTACGAGACGGCGGGCGCAAAAAGCTACGACGATGCGTTAAATTTAGCCTACGAGAGCAACTTCGATCTTTGGATATTTGACGTCAAGATCATCGGCGGCAGCGGCTTTGCGCTACTTGGGGAGCTACGAAACGCGGGCAAAAACACGCCTTGTATATTTACGACCTCGCTAAATACGCTTGACGACGTGCAAACCAGCTTTACTAGCGGCTGCGACGACTACATCAAAAAGCCGTTTGAGTTAAAAGAGCTGCATCTGCGCGTGCAAAATTTGCTAAAACGCACCTTCGTGCATAATAAAAACGAGCTGATAAATCTGGGCGAAAATTTGGGCTTTGATATGAATCAGGGCTTGCTGTTTTGTGGCGGCAAGGCTGTCTCGATGCCTAAAAAACAGTCTAGGCTGCTGGCACTCTTACTCAAAAATCAGGATAAATTTTTAAGTAGGGAGGAGATCTACTCTCAAATTTGGGACTACGACGAGAGTCCTAGCGAGCTTAGTTTGCGCGTTTATATCGCGGAGCTGCGTAAAATTTTAGGCAAAGAGCGTATCGTTAGCGCCTCAAAGCTAGGCTATAAATATGTTTAA
- a CDS encoding sensor histidine kinase — translation MAFLKSLKKAFAALSDRQILPIFLLYFITSAAFLVFFAQMFYEREKHFILDRDVFIVRDLQHHLQNKLQKNGEIDDDDFDDVEAFAVNLKTSEEIEDDFEPREGMPQRYKDGTNSVVQFYLKNRLGEEEYYVAVKVADPEFAILTLKLKIIFFSFMILLAILVIAYFIIRLSLRPLYRRIDFLNGFIRDTTHEINTPLSVILMSIEMFETDPKKYLNNIKTASKTISTLYEDLTLVKLSGKEDVAATSFSLSELVRERIGYFGLNLEQKNINLSTQIAEVQLRSSYKKTRKIIDNLLSNAIKYCDENGRVSVNLTPGALAISNSGAGIAKENLPRIFNLYTRFDERNGGFGIGLHIVKTFCKELGFKISCKSGGGLTEFRVEFGGSATKI, via the coding sequence GTGGCATTTCTAAAATCTCTTAAAAAAGCTTTTGCAGCACTTTCAGACCGTCAAATTTTACCTATATTTTTGCTTTATTTCATCACGAGCGCCGCATTTTTGGTCTTTTTTGCGCAGATGTTTTACGAGCGCGAGAAGCATTTTATACTCGATCGCGACGTCTTTATCGTGCGAGATTTGCAGCATCATCTGCAAAATAAACTACAAAAAAACGGCGAGATAGACGACGATGATTTCGACGACGTCGAGGCTTTTGCCGTAAATTTAAAAACGAGCGAGGAGATCGAGGACGACTTTGAGCCGCGCGAGGGCATGCCGCAAAGATACAAGGATGGAACGAACTCGGTGGTGCAGTTTTATCTAAAAAATCGGCTCGGCGAGGAGGAGTACTATGTCGCAGTCAAGGTCGCGGATCCCGAGTTTGCGATTCTCACGCTAAAACTCAAGATAATATTTTTCTCGTTTATGATACTGCTTGCTATTTTAGTCATAGCTTATTTTATCATCCGTCTTTCGCTGCGCCCACTTTACCGTCGTATCGATTTTTTAAACGGCTTTATCAGGGACACGACGCACGAGATAAACACGCCTCTTAGCGTCATTTTGATGAGTATAGAGATGTTTGAAACCGATCCGAAAAAGTATCTAAACAACATAAAAACCGCCTCCAAAACTATCTCGACGCTATACGAGGATCTCACACTAGTAAAGCTTAGCGGCAAAGAGGACGTAGCGGCGACGAGCTTTAGCCTAAGCGAGTTGGTGCGCGAGAGGATTGGGTACTTTGGGCTAAATTTGGAGCAAAAAAATATAAATTTAAGCACGCAAATCGCCGAAGTGCAGCTGCGCTCATCCTATAAAAAAACGCGAAAAATCATCGACAACCTACTAAGTAACGCCATAAAATACTGCGACGAAAACGGCCGCGTAAGCGTAAATTTAACCCCTGGTGCGCTCGCGATCTCAAACAGCGGTGCAGGCATCGCGAAGGAAAATTTGCCGCGGATTTTTAATCTTTACACGCGGTTTGACGAGCGAAACGGCGGTTTTGGTATCGGGCTTCATATCGTTAAAACCTTTTGCAAGGAGCTTGGGTTTAAAATCTCGTGTAAAAGCGGCGGAGGGCTAACAGAGTTTCGCGTGGAGTTTGGCGGGAGCGCGACGAAAATTTAA
- a CDS encoding alanine/glycine:cation symporter family protein, which produces MNDEMSLANDFLYGYFLVIVLVLTGIYFSYITRFVQFRMFFEACKVLVEKKDKYNKHHLTPFQALMISTASRVGIGNIAGISAAIVAGGPGALFWMCLMAFLGAASAFAESTLAQIYKTKDVFGFKGGPAYYIKNGLGIKWMASLFAVILIITYAYGFNGLQSYTMTSAFQIYYDQSAGATSFSDSGLPVGIGIILTAFAAVMFFSKSHVIGKVSSYIVPFMALAYILLAFIAICLNLDKLPAVFVMIMKSTFDFKAIFGGFAGSVIVYGIKRGLFSNEAGMGSAPNAAAAAHTSHPVKQGLVQAMAVFIDMTICVASGMIVLFSQAYITKQTGASGELLTALPLVQAAMREYYGEIGLHFTTLAVVLFAITSLIGNYYYAQANIKYLTKNHKIAIAFKLTAVAMIFVGAQMNLTIAWNIADITMAAMATINIAAIFMLSKVMIKALKDYESQRKAGLNPEFDPESICIANTTCWRKK; this is translated from the coding sequence ATGAATGACGAGATGTCGCTAGCCAACGACTTTTTATACGGCTATTTTTTGGTTATCGTGCTCGTTCTTACGGGTATTTATTTTAGCTATATTACTAGATTCGTGCAGTTTAGGATGTTTTTCGAGGCGTGCAAAGTGCTAGTCGAGAAAAAGGATAAATACAACAAGCACCACCTCACGCCCTTTCAAGCGCTTATGATCTCCACCGCCTCGCGCGTGGGCATCGGAAATATCGCGGGCATCTCCGCCGCTATCGTAGCAGGTGGACCAGGCGCGCTATTTTGGATGTGTTTGATGGCATTTTTGGGTGCGGCTTCGGCATTTGCCGAGAGTACGCTAGCTCAAATTTACAAAACCAAAGACGTATTCGGCTTTAAAGGCGGCCCGGCATATTACATCAAAAACGGCCTAGGCATCAAGTGGATGGCGAGCCTTTTTGCCGTCATTCTTATCATCACGTACGCGTACGGATTTAACGGCTTACAAAGCTACACCATGACCTCCGCCTTTCAAATTTACTACGACCAAAGCGCTGGCGCTACGAGCTTTAGCGATAGCGGCTTGCCCGTGGGTATCGGTATCATCCTTACCGCATTTGCGGCGGTGATGTTTTTTAGCAAGAGCCACGTCATCGGCAAGGTTAGCTCCTACATCGTGCCTTTTATGGCGCTTGCCTATATCCTGCTAGCCTTTATCGCGATCTGCTTAAATTTAGACAAGCTTCCGGCCGTCTTTGTTATGATCATGAAAAGCACCTTTGATTTTAAAGCGATATTCGGCGGATTTGCCGGTAGCGTGATCGTCTACGGTATCAAGCGCGGACTGTTTTCAAACGAAGCCGGCATGGGTTCTGCGCCAAACGCGGCCGCCGCTGCTCACACGAGCCACCCCGTGAAGCAAGGACTCGTGCAGGCGATGGCGGTTTTTATAGATATGACGATCTGCGTGGCTTCTGGCATGATAGTGCTTTTCTCGCAGGCCTATATCACAAAGCAAACGGGTGCCAGCGGCGAACTGCTCACCGCGCTTCCTTTAGTGCAGGCCGCGATGCGCGAGTACTACGGCGAGATCGGCCTTCACTTTACGACGCTTGCGGTGGTGCTTTTTGCCATCACGTCGCTGATCGGCAACTACTACTACGCGCAGGCAAATATCAAATACCTCACCAAAAACCACAAAATCGCCATAGCCTTTAAGCTAACGGCGGTCGCGATGATATTCGTCGGAGCGCAGATGAATCTAACGATCGCTTGGAACATCGCTGATATCACGATGGCGGCGATGGCCACGATAAATATCGCTGCGATCTTTATGCTATCAAAAGTCATGATAAAAGCCCTAAAAGACTACGAATCGCAAAGAAAAGCGGGGCTAAATCCGGAATTTGACCCCGAGAGCATATGCATCGCAAACACAACTTGCTGGAGAAAAAAATGA
- a CDS encoding heavy metal translocating P-type ATPase, with protein sequence MTPKNNVRIAHLTKNRVRFVCERIGEDCDESRLEAQISEFRYAKSVRVNKKAKSIVVGFESNLNEIKEFIENLPIANLNKHKNSPSKAEIYKAATALAITPLINNNGVKAMASLIAAAPLLKEGASEAVNEGITSKVLEATAVGVSLARRDFLAANSTNLMLTIGEYMEESAVHRSDDLIKELARPNIEEVWIEINDHGKKSLKKIATVDVKIGDIVVVGAGESIGIDGYIVEGTASVNQVSMTGEAEPVKKERGDRVMSGTVVEDGRIKIWAESIAAESATARIKSYIQSSLNEKSAVGLKATKLADKLVPVTLSLAGVSYLLSRDMTRVASVLQADYSCALKLATPVAFKSSISKAGRNGVLIKGAKAIEALASADTFVFDKTGTLTHGSLSVVKVHSFKKEFTEAQLLNLTASAEEHYFHPVAEAIVKAAREIGFHHIHHDEVEFIVAHGVKTYVGGKEVVIGSRHFLEDDEQISFSKHEEIIKSEVDSGLTLLYVGYDKELLGVIAMRDTMRENAAQTLAKLRKLGVKELIMLTGDVQSKADQVASELGIDRVYANCLPTDKAGIIEQLKAEGKKVAFVGDGINDAPSLTKAHVGISMQKGADIAKATADISLLKDDIGSVAVAKDVANKTMRLINTNFNATVGINSLILAGATFGLFNPIATAVLHNGTTIGLLANSMKGVKIGAK encoded by the coding sequence TTGACTCCCAAAAATAATGTTCGCATCGCGCACCTGACTAAAAACCGCGTGCGCTTCGTTTGCGAACGCATCGGCGAGGACTGCGACGAGAGTCGCTTGGAGGCTCAAATTTCGGAGTTTAGGTATGCAAAAAGCGTCAGGGTAAACAAAAAAGCAAAGAGCATAGTCGTCGGCTTTGAGTCAAATTTAAACGAAATCAAAGAGTTCATCGAAAATTTGCCGATCGCAAATTTAAACAAGCATAAAAACAGCCCGAGCAAGGCTGAAATTTATAAGGCGGCAACGGCTCTAGCCATCACGCCTCTTATAAACAACAACGGCGTAAAGGCTATGGCTAGCCTGATAGCGGCCGCGCCACTACTAAAAGAAGGCGCAAGCGAAGCCGTAAACGAGGGCATAACCTCAAAGGTACTCGAAGCTACAGCAGTAGGTGTGAGCCTGGCTAGACGCGACTTTTTGGCGGCAAATAGCACAAATCTCATGCTAACTATCGGCGAATACATGGAAGAAAGCGCCGTACACCGCAGCGACGACCTCATCAAAGAGCTAGCTCGCCCGAACATAGAAGAGGTCTGGATCGAGATAAATGATCACGGCAAAAAATCCCTCAAAAAAATCGCGACCGTAGACGTCAAAATAGGTGACATCGTAGTCGTCGGCGCGGGCGAGAGCATCGGCATCGACGGCTACATCGTAGAGGGCACCGCAAGCGTAAATCAAGTCTCGATGACGGGTGAAGCCGAACCCGTCAAAAAAGAGCGCGGCGACCGCGTGATGAGCGGAACCGTCGTCGAGGACGGGCGCATAAAAATCTGGGCCGAGAGCATAGCAGCCGAGAGCGCGACTGCTAGGATAAAATCCTACATCCAAAGCTCACTAAACGAAAAATCCGCCGTCGGACTAAAAGCTACGAAGCTAGCCGACAAGCTAGTGCCCGTGACGCTAAGTCTAGCCGGCGTTTCGTATCTACTTAGCCGAGATATGACTCGCGTGGCTAGCGTCTTGCAGGCGGACTACTCCTGCGCGCTAAAGCTAGCCACGCCCGTCGCATTTAAATCAAGCATCTCAAAAGCCGGCCGCAACGGCGTACTGATAAAGGGCGCCAAAGCTATCGAGGCGCTAGCGAGCGCCGATACTTTCGTCTTTGATAAAACCGGCACGCTAACGCACGGCAGCCTAAGCGTCGTCAAGGTTCACTCGTTTAAAAAGGAATTTACCGAAGCGCAGCTCTTAAATTTGACCGCAAGCGCTGAGGAACACTACTTCCACCCCGTAGCCGAGGCCATCGTAAAGGCCGCGCGCGAGATAGGCTTTCACCACATCCACCACGACGAGGTCGAGTTTATTGTCGCTCACGGCGTGAAAACATACGTAGGCGGCAAAGAGGTCGTAATCGGCTCTCGGCATTTTTTAGAGGACGACGAGCAAATTTCATTTAGCAAACACGAAGAAATCATAAAAAGCGAAGTAGACAGCGGACTCACGCTACTTTACGTAGGCTACGACAAAGAGCTCTTGGGCGTCATCGCCATGCGCGATACCATGCGAGAAAACGCCGCGCAGACGCTAGCAAAGCTACGAAAACTAGGCGTAAAAGAGCTGATAATGCTAACGGGCGACGTGCAGTCTAAAGCCGATCAGGTAGCAAGCGAACTAGGTATCGATAGAGTCTATGCAAACTGCCTACCTACCGATAAAGCAGGCATCATCGAGCAGCTAAAAGCCGAAGGTAAAAAAGTAGCCTTCGTCGGAGACGGTATCAACGACGCGCCAAGCCTCACCAAGGCGCACGTAGGCATCAGCATGCAAAAAGGCGCGGACATCGCAAAAGCCACCGCCGACATCAGCCTATTAAAAGACGACATCGGCTCAGTCGCCGTCGCAAAAGACGTCGCAAATAAAACTATGAGGCTGATAAATACGAATTTTAACGCTACCGTCGGTATAAACTCGCTCATCCTAGCAGGCGCGACATTTGGACTCTTTAACCCTATAGCCACGGCCGTTTTGCACAACGGTACGACGATCGGACTGCTGGCAAATTCGATGAAAGGCGTCAAGATAGGCGCGAAGTAA
- a CDS encoding DUF1104 domain-containing protein, which translates to MKKVVLISMLVAGGLFAASLENSTNDELYKMVANADAKTLSEVAFEIDKRAGKLKFEAKEAKRGLKTEIRKKFEAMSIADRERFMREFRNGYNAQVGALSVAEAKKLDIELKDGDDDDDFHKKFKHDFKGGFKHGGKGMMAQDCANARDCNQTDGYKGPKQPMK; encoded by the coding sequence ATGAAAAAAGTAGTTTTGATTAGTATGTTGGTTGCGGGCGGGCTTTTTGCCGCTTCGCTTGAAAATAGCACGAACGACGAGCTTTATAAAATGGTCGCAAACGCCGATGCTAAGACGCTTAGCGAGGTAGCGTTTGAGATAGACAAACGCGCGGGCAAGCTAAAATTTGAAGCCAAAGAGGCCAAACGCGGGCTAAAGACCGAAATCAGAAAGAAGTTTGAGGCTATGAGTATTGCCGATAGAGAGCGGTTTATGCGCGAGTTTAGAAACGGCTATAATGCCCAAGTGGGCGCGCTAAGCGTGGCGGAGGCAAAAAAGCTTGATATCGAGCTAAAAGACGGCGATGACGACGATGATTTTCACAAGAAATTTAAGCACGATTTTAAGGGCGGATTTAAACACGGCGGTAAAGGCATGATGGCGCAGGACTGTGCAAATGCCAGAGATTGTAATCAAACCGACGGCTACAAAGGCCCAAAACAGCCGATGAAATAA
- a CDS encoding lipid-binding SYLF domain-containing protein, translating to MKRFLKLAACALLLGQLAYADFTQNQKVRTSFDILNDLGSRKLLNLKDTSEIRGIMVIPDVVSGGLVVTTHTGDGIFVGRNDENEWSSPIFINFKGGGIGLQGGYKSTDLVVLFKSRRSYAGLINGKGQIDLSADAVVLAAGEKAGVMSDLPEISAWATLRGKSRGLFAGVSINTSLIVVDKEATYDYYDRMYDMEDIYNNSPKDSRYTKTLKEVLNKYFK from the coding sequence ATGAAAAGATTTTTAAAGCTTGCAGCTTGTGCGCTTTTGCTAGGCCAGCTTGCTTACGCGGATTTTACGCAAAATCAAAAAGTACGAACTTCATTTGATATCTTAAACGATTTGGGCTCTAGAAAACTGCTAAATTTAAAAGATACTAGCGAAATAAGAGGCATCATGGTTATCCCTGATGTGGTTAGCGGCGGGCTAGTGGTGACGACGCATACTGGAGATGGTATATTCGTCGGCAGAAACGATGAAAATGAATGGAGCAGCCCGATATTTATAAATTTTAAAGGCGGCGGTATAGGCCTGCAGGGCGGCTATAAATCAACCGACCTTGTTGTACTGTTTAAATCAAGAAGGTCATATGCCGGGCTAATAAACGGTAAAGGCCAAATTGATCTTAGCGCCGATGCCGTAGTGCTAGCCGCCGGCGAAAAAGCCGGCGTAATGAGCGACCTACCTGAAATTTCGGCTTGGGCTACGCTAAGAGGTAAAAGCAGAGGCCTTTTTGCAGGCGTTAGCATAAATACATCTTTAATCGTGGTCGACAAAGAGGCTACATATGATTATTACGATAGAATGTACGATATGGAGGACATCTACAACAACTCTCCGAAAGACTCAAGATATACAAAAACGCTAAAAGAAGTATTGAATAAATATTTTAAATGA
- a CDS encoding HMA2 domain-containing protein: MSAAPHIPSELVLRIASYFTPIHHVAGRLRVRVSSDIKKEADSLPLEKIDQTIKQIDGIKNVKFNKLIGSATIEYDHEIFPKKMWDDLLKGQNLHEISALINNLAQKATGGAR; the protein is encoded by the coding sequence ATGAGCGCAGCGCCACATATACCATCGGAGTTAGTCTTACGCATAGCTTCGTATTTTACGCCGATCCATCACGTCGCAGGCCGCCTAAGAGTCCGCGTCAGCAGCGACATCAAAAAAGAAGCGGACAGCTTACCGTTAGAAAAAATAGATCAAACGATCAAGCAAATAGACGGCATAAAAAACGTTAAATTTAACAAGCTAATCGGCTCCGCAACGATCGAATACGACCACGAAATTTTCCCGAAAAAGATGTGGGACGATCTGCTAAAAGGCCAAAATTTACACGAAATCTCAGCCCTCATCAACAATCTAGCTCAAAAAGCTACCGGCGGCGCAAGATGA
- a CDS encoding Fur family transcriptional regulator, which produces MHTFDKFYMKFLELLRDYGYKNSAAKEQILKILFSSDEHLSASEIQAKIKSEFKRNVSLTAIYQFLNFLQDFGLVLSFEENGINKFELNLKSHHDHLICIKCGAAESFFDKYIEEKQEQICKSSGFKLEGHAMILYGICPKCQNK; this is translated from the coding sequence ATGCACACTTTTGATAAATTTTATATGAAATTTTTAGAGCTTTTACGGGATTACGGATATAAAAATTCCGCCGCAAAAGAGCAAATTTTAAAAATTTTATTTTCTAGCGACGAGCATCTTAGCGCAAGCGAGATACAAGCCAAGATCAAAAGCGAATTTAAACGTAACGTTAGCCTCACGGCGATTTATCAGTTTTTAAATTTTTTGCAGGATTTCGGGCTGGTTTTGAGTTTTGAAGAGAACGGGATAAATAAATTCGAGCTAAATTTAAAGTCGCATCACGACCATCTAATCTGCATAAAATGCGGCGCGGCGGAGAGTTTTTTCGATAAATATATAGAAGAAAAACAAGAGCAAATTTGTAAAAGCTCAGGCTTTAAACTCGAAGGTCATGCGATGATTTTATACGGAATTTGTCCAAAGTGCCAAAACAAATAG
- a CDS encoding M23 family metallopeptidase yields MKKIFLAVLICLNLSAKGQGGTPSETQTIVNGDVEIVQVEAKFAGNLSIDGKKKRWLSVPGDENLKFAVVTASYRQKGEIKLVNGLKSGDEKIVFKIVEGEYKKEKITVEGSKVTPPKDVLKRIEEEREEANKIYATANVGLKFNSKFILPMSSAVTSAFGTARVFNGTLKSYHGGTDFRAAVGTSVIAANDGVVVIAKDRYYAGGSVVIDHGEGIYTQYYHLSALNVKVGQSVKKGDTIALSGSSGRVSGPHLHFGVIAGGVQVNPLNFVKKINEILN; encoded by the coding sequence ATGAAAAAGATTTTTTTGGCTGTTTTGATATGTTTAAATTTGAGCGCAAAAGGACAGGGCGGTACGCCTAGCGAGACTCAGACGATCGTAAACGGCGACGTCGAGATAGTACAGGTGGAGGCTAAATTTGCAGGAAATTTAAGCATTGACGGTAAGAAAAAGCGCTGGCTTAGCGTGCCGGGGGATGAAAATCTAAAATTTGCCGTCGTTACCGCTAGCTACCGTCAAAAAGGCGAAATAAAGCTAGTAAACGGGCTTAAAAGCGGCGATGAGAAGATAGTTTTTAAGATCGTAGAGGGCGAATACAAAAAAGAAAAAATAACCGTCGAAGGCAGCAAGGTAACGCCGCCAAAAGACGTGCTAAAGCGTATCGAGGAGGAACGCGAGGAGGCGAATAAAATCTACGCCACGGCTAACGTAGGGCTAAAATTTAACTCCAAATTTATCCTACCGATGAGCTCGGCGGTCACGAGTGCGTTTGGTACCGCGCGCGTATTTAACGGCACCTTAAAGAGCTATCACGGCGGCACGGACTTTAGAGCGGCGGTCGGTACGTCCGTTATCGCGGCAAATGACGGCGTAGTCGTCATCGCAAAAGATCGCTACTATGCTGGCGGATCCGTGGTGATAGATCACGGCGAGGGCATTTACACGCAGTACTATCATCTAAGCGCGCTAAACGTAAAAGTCGGACAAAGCGTCAAAAAAGGCGATACCATCGCGCTTAGCGGCTCTAGCGGACGAGTGAGCGGACCGCACCTGCACTTTGGCGTGATCGCCGGCGGCGTGCAGGTAAATCCGCTAAATTTCGTCAAAAAAATCAACGAAATTTTAAATTAA